One genomic region from Stutzerimonas decontaminans encodes:
- a CDS encoding class II aldolase/adducin family protein, which produces MTALHAMPSLETQVSPAEWQARVDLAACYRLVALHGWDDLIFTHISAKIPEADHFLINPYGLMFHEITASSLVKVDLAGNKVMDSPYDINPAGYTIHSAVHEVRHDVACVMHTHTAAGVAVSAQRQGVLPISQQSLFVLASLSTHGYEGVALNHDEKARLQADLGETAFMLLHNHGLLTCGSSIADTFLMMFIFQRACEIQVMAQAGGSELIAIPEQILAGAKAMAAGVTRTRSGMGGALAWPGLLRKLDAQSPGYAQ; this is translated from the coding sequence ATGACTGCGCTGCACGCTATGCCTTCCCTGGAAACCCAAGTCAGCCCCGCCGAATGGCAGGCGCGGGTCGATTTGGCCGCCTGCTACCGGCTGGTCGCGCTGCATGGCTGGGATGACCTGATCTTCACGCACATCTCGGCCAAGATTCCCGAAGCCGATCACTTTCTGATCAATCCCTACGGGTTGATGTTTCACGAAATCACCGCCTCCAGCCTGGTCAAGGTCGATCTTGCCGGCAACAAGGTGATGGACAGCCCGTACGACATCAATCCCGCCGGTTACACCATTCACAGCGCGGTGCATGAGGTTCGCCATGACGTCGCCTGCGTCATGCACACCCACACCGCCGCAGGGGTGGCGGTCTCTGCGCAGCGTCAGGGCGTGCTGCCGATCAGCCAGCAGTCGTTGTTCGTGCTGGCCAGTCTCTCGACCCATGGCTATGAAGGTGTGGCGCTGAATCACGACGAGAAAGCGCGCCTGCAGGCCGATCTTGGCGAAACCGCTTTCATGCTGCTGCACAACCACGGTCTGCTGACCTGCGGTAGCAGCATCGCCGATACCTTCCTGATGATGTTCATCTTCCAGCGCGCCTGCGAAATCCAGGTCATGGCGCAGGCCGGTGGCAGTGAGCTGATCGCCATTCCGGAGCAGATCCTGGCTGGTGCCAAGGCCATGGCGGCGGGTGTGACCCGTACCCGCTCGGGCATGGGCGGCGCGTTGGCTTGGCCGGGTCTGCTGCGCAAGCTGGACGCACAGAGTCCAGGTTACGCCCAGTAA